A stretch of the Polyangiaceae bacterium genome encodes the following:
- a CDS encoding phytanoyl-CoA dioxygenase family protein: MWRHTEEIDLAAVLSLTIDPSKAKSRRTAPAPCNSCKSGFSSPYPELLHEHRRRVARSKPRSTARRAFPRRGGQGRRGASIEPPLPPRRRNHTSPARLPRQKRLPRVCPGRIARRGRTHRRRSRPRAGKFLAEGRRKGPRHSHLVRSRRTGKTLLAAHGLSVGPFRLRPPIRHRCSLRAHPEARRQRRSHWPRGKDGVVFNRYIRTKGSLRPGLAWHTDWPARRLYGQLPGPMLNVGLHFERITPEDGGLRIIPGSHNQDGAISCFASFTSSTIGPTRQSWWKHGRATSPC, encoded by the coding sequence GTGTGGCGTCATACAGAAGAAATAGACCTTGCGGCGGTCTTGTCGCTGACCATCGACCCATCGAAGGCGAAGTCGAGGCGGACGGCGCCCGCACCTTGCAATTCATGCAAATCTGGTTTTAGTTCGCCCTACCCGGAGCTTTTGCATGAACACCGCCGTCGAGTTGCCCGATCCAAGCCACGAAGCACCGCACGCCGCGCTTTCCCCCGAAGAGGCGGCCAAGGTCGCCGCGGCGCTTCCATTGAACCACCGCTTCCGCCTCGGCGCCGAAATCACACCAGTCCAGCGCGCCTACCTCGACAAAAACGGCTACCTCGTGTTTGCCCGGGTCGCATCGCCCGACGAGGTCGCACGCATCGTCGCCGAAGTCGACCGCGTGCAGGCAAGTTCCTCGCCGAAGGGCGGCGCAAAGGTCCACGGCATTCCCATTTGGTTCGGTCGCGACGAACAGGGAAAACCTTACTTGCAGCGCACGGGCTTTCTGTCGGTCCATTCCGACTACGTCCGCCAATTCGTCACCGATGCTCGCTTCGAGCCCATCCGGAAGCTCGTCGGCAAAGACGCTCGCATTGGCCACGAGGAAAAGATGGCGTCGTGTTCAACCGATACATCCGCACGAAAGGCAGCCTCCGCCCGGGCCTTGCGTGGCACACCGACTGGCCTGCGCGACGCCTTTATGGACAGCTCCCCGGCCCGATGCTCAACGTGGGCCTGCACTTCGAGCGGATTACCCCGGAAGACGGCGGCCTACGCATCATTCCGGGCAGCCACAATCAGGATGGCGCGATTTCTTGTTTCGCAAGCTTTACTTCGTCGACAATCGGCCCGACCCGGCAGTCATGGTGGAAACATGGCCGGGCGACCTCACCGTGCTGA